A stretch of DNA from Glycine max cultivar Williams 82 chromosome 18, Glycine_max_v4.0, whole genome shotgun sequence:
CTCGTAAAAAAAGACCTCTTTAACATTTTTGTCTTAGGCCCAAAAATGTTTGTACACGGCCTTGCCTGAACCACAATGATAATTTCTTTTACTAATTGCTTAAACCATATTGGTAGAAAAGATTTATTTCTTCTAAAACATATCGAAAACCAATGTCACAAAGCAAatgaattttactttttcaaacaTATACAGGGAAGGCAAACATGCGTAGATAAAATTGCCTTCCTAGGTCTCCATGTACATGATTTTTGTTGTGAGATTCTATCCCTCGCattattattgaaaatgtttttagaaATAGGAATAACCTCTCTAGCTATAGATTCAAAtgatagttaaattttttttcccatgAGTTTGGTTTTATAACCCCATGTTTTAATTTCCTCTCTTCCCTCTTTTCTAATAAATCAGGGGTATAATTTAGATGATAGATAGAACTAAAGGTGTTAATCTTGTTGTTGGGATGTTTGATTCTTTTGTAATGCCTTTGCATACCTCCACTTttgcttgaaaaaaaatgtatgaaccAGAATTTCAAtttgagtaaaaaatatatattatttccttgattgattaattttgcCAATACTTGAAGGTATACATAtagaatttattataaatataacttCATGCATTTGTCTACGTCTTATTTACtactaaacaaaaattaattatcaacataAACCAAATCAATGATAAATaaacatgaataattaaaatagttaaaatcaTACCTACTACACGCGTAGCAATCAAATCAGAATCAAGTTTGTCATGGTCTTGTGTTATACTTGTATTCAAACACGTGTGCGGCCCCCCATTGCGTAACTTTTCATGTATCAGTTTTTTTAGATacaattgccctcatataaaaaggTCATGGGATGTCATCATTTCGATTTGCGCAGCAAACAacatatttttgtgattttgattcaaCAACTTTAAAAATTTGGTGTACCTTCATAACATACTGTTGCAGTGCATTCTTTTGctgcatttttgttttcaaatttcatgCCAACAAATAACTCTTGACCAATATTGAAGGTTGATCCCATATCGAAATCACAGATGTCTTCTTCATCCAGATGACTCCAATTAATGTTACTATAATAAGAAACAGATTTTTAAAATGCAGTCCCACTTCCACCTGCAAATAAATCTTAATATAGGGTTTTTTCTCAAAAGTATTTATGAATTAgatataagattaaaatattataagattacaatattatttaattaaatataccttCTTCATCTGTATCAGATATATCATCAATATCTTCCTCCTCATCCAAAGAGTATTCAACATATGAATTAGATATCATGTAATCATCATTGTCAAAATCATTATCTAAATTTATTACAAATCTTTGAACTTTTGATTCATTGCCAGCTATATTATTCCCATATGATAATAGTGAATTTGCCATATTCAACGCAGAAGCACCGACAACATCTACTTCAATGTACAATTCAATGACActcatttcttgttgttgttgaaaactttcaatCATTGTTTCAACATCTTCATCGTCACAAATTTGCAATGCAATATATTTACCTGCAACTAAAAATTGACAAGTCATAATAGATatactttcatttttatctaattttaccTTATCaggaattcttttttttaacccaTCAAAAGTTACACCACGTTTAATTTGAATAGCTTTTTTAGGACCTTCAAATCTAAGGACATCGTcactttaaaatattctttcatTCAAATAAACCAGAACAATAATCGaagaactcatttttttaataaaacctacaaaataaatcaataatgtcatcaataattttcattaactataattacataaaaaaataatacaaattaataaaaaaaaattaataaatatattaccgATTTTCACCTCACAAAAGAAATATCAATAAAGTTgtaatatagagagagagaaaattggAGAGATGTAGAAATATAACAGAAAGTGTGTCTCGCTTATATAGGCATGTATTGCGTTGGTAGTAATGGTGCAATACGTTGTACTTAGGTAATTTGAGCAAAGGGTTGCTCCAACTGACATGTCACAACACCTTTTCAACTGGTTACGTGCTGTCCAAAACAGTCAACACTGTCATAGCCGGTCTAAAAGTGGTTGTGCCACTGCATGTGTAGCAACCCATTGCGCAAAGTTTTTGGCACAACAAATTCATGTCACTTGTCAGCTCCCGATTGAATTGCGCCCCTGCCTTTGGCacaatacaaataaaaacaGACTCCCCCGGTAGATAGTTTCAAAACAATCCTCTTTTGGTAAATAGTTTCTAAAAAGACCTCAAACTAGTGCTTTTGCCTTCCAATGGTTGAAAACCAAAGTGTCAACTAATAATGTCACAAAGAAACACTCCTTCTGCAATACAAGAAAATGACCCATATGATAATACGGAATCATCCACCAACTTAAGTAGCTTTTAGGAACCCTAGAAATATAAAGGGTGTTGTTAGGTGCACCCAGTACTTAAAGGGAAAAGATTGAAATACccttgatccgtaagccttttAAGTTGATTCGTAAAAGGCTTACAGATTAAGTTGATCCATAAgccttttacggatcaacttaatcCGTAGAAGTCTTACGGATCAATTTGATCCGTAAGTCGTTTATGGATCAAGTTAATCCGTATGTGTTTGATATCAACATacaaatcaagttgatccataaggattctatggatcaagttgatccgtatgtgcttaatatcaacatatggatcaacttgatccgtagaaGCCTTACGGATCAATTTGATCCATAAGACTtttacgaatcaagttgatctgtatgcGGTTAATATCAtcatatggatcaacttgatccgtaagatttttacaaatcaagttgatccgtatgtgcTTAATATCAatatatggatcaacttgatccgtaaaagggTTACGGATCAATTTGATCCGTACGATTTACGGACCACCCTCACGCATACCTATCACAAATGCGAAGAAAGCGCAGAGatagttttaacatttttaaaaaatattgggtGCATCAGTAATAATGCTGGATGCACCTAGTAACacccaaatataaaatatactttgAATGCTTTGATCATAAGTCACCTTCACGTCGTCTTGatttatgacaaaaaaaagtgttatataCGAAAAAAGTtctgattaattaataatgtacaAACTTTAATAAAGACAGTAAATacacataaatattaaactcgtttttatattcttataaattaattaattaattttcgaATGTGGAAGTAAAAGGGTATGTCATAGCATATGTGCAAGTTAGCATGAAGATGGGTTTGAAGCTGTCTCAATATTTAATTGAGATTTCATTTCATGTATAATTTGGAAGggacaacaacttaaaaaggaGTGATAGAGAAGTCCGTCCAGTTGGGGAAAGGAACGCGTGACATGCAAATTAAGAATCCACGTGTGCAAGTGCAACAGAAGAGCAGCAGCACCCAAGTACCAAACCATAATAAAACCAAACCCTTATTTCTTCGTCTTCACTTTGACAATGGATCCAGCGTTACCCATTGTAGCGTTATCGCTTCTCTTGGGTGCCATCATCGCATTTCTCTTTTTCAGCACCTACTACCGGAAGCGGCAATCCGAAATCCAATCTATCGCCGATCCCAATCCCAAACCCTTATCCTCCAAAGCCCCTCCCAAGAAGCCTCTCTCCAAACCCCATTCCTCCGACAAGGTCTGTTCCAATTCTTACCCACTTGTCAGTCTTAGGTTGCTGCTGTGGTTTTAGGAATGTGATTTGTtttaaagtttgattttttagCCTGGCttgacctttttctttttgtttaggaTCAAAACAAGCGACATCATCCGTTGGATTTGAATACCTTGAAGGGTCATGGTGATGCAGTGACAGGGATATGCTTCTCCCCCGATGGACGAAATTTGGCAACAGGTATttcaccatatatatatatatatatatatatatatatatatatagatcacaataacatttattttgcaTGCATCATTGTTGATCCTAATTCCTTTCACCTAAGATTCCTACctgttctattttttatatttttttcacttgtaCAAGCAATTGAGCATTATATGAAACTTGTTTCTTACTTCCTACTTTATATTGTCTGTGCAAACAGCTTGTGCTGATGGAGTTGTGAGAGTATTTAAGTTGGATGATGCTTCAAGTAAAAGTTTCAAGTATGTGAATTTCAAGAGCCTCTTGATAGTTGATACATATGCATGTCATCTCAATCGATGTCAATCATATTTGGTAATTCATATGCATAAACTTTATTCTATCAACTCTTTTGCAGGTTTCTGAGGATTAATTTGCCAGCCGGTGGTCATCCAACAGCAGTTGCATTTTCTGATGATGCATCCTCCATTGTTGTGGCGTCTTATACTCTGTCCGGCTGTTCATTATACATGTATGGAGAAGAGAAACCTAAAACCTCTGAAGATAAACCACAAACAAAGCTTCCTCTCCCAGAAATTAAGTGGGAGCATCACAAAGTTCATGATAAGAAATCAATAATTACTATGTTTGGAGCCTCCGCAACTTATGGCACTGCGGATGGAAGTACAATTGTTGCCTCATGTTCAGAAGGTATCTTTACGACATCATTGCCCATTAGAATCTATGCAGAAATTGTtctatcataatttatttatatattcagGGTCTTCTCATCTAATAGTATGTGGCAATTATGAAaggaatttcaattttaattagaattaggttGTGGAAAAAGAAATGCTTGTATGGATAAAGGTCCACAAAGTTAAATAGAGTATACATTTCTGTTTGTGTTGCCTTTGCTTCTCTAAAACCTACATATTTATTTGACCACTAAAAACTGCAAAGGTCTCAGTGGCCAATGCTGTCTTACCTCACCTAATGAGGTGCTTCTGAGTAAGAAAAATTagattgttaaataaaatttggatcTGGCATTTTGAGAGAAAGTAAAATAGTGTTTATCATTGCTCTGAAAAAGATTAGACAAAATTACAACCAACAATGTTATCTCTTTATATAGAGAGACTCAACCGTAACTAATTGCAAACTAACCCTGAAAGTTACTAACTAACTACAGTTAGTAACTGTAACTACCTTGCAGTTGGTGACAGCTCACTAAAAGTTAGTAAAAGTCAATACAATGGAGTAAGAATACTctaataccccccccccccccccccctccaaaAGCTCATGGTGGGTACCGAGAAGAATTGGAGGGATCACACAG
This window harbors:
- the LOC100306508 gene encoding transducin beta-like protein 2 — encoded protein: MDPALPIVALSLLLGAIIAFLFFSTYYRKRQSEIQSIADPNPKPLSSKAPPKKPLSKPHSSDKDQNKRHHPLDLNTLKGHGDAVTGICFSPDGRNLATACADGVVRVFKLDDASSKSFKFLRINLPAGGHPTAVAFSDDASSIVVASYTLSGCSLYMYGEEKPKTSEDKPQTKLPLPEIKWEHHKVHDKKSIITMFGASATYGTADGSTIVASCSEGTDIILWHGKTGKSVGHVDTNQLKNNMATISPNGRFIAAAAFTADVKIWEIVYAKDGSVKEVLNVMQLKGHKSAVTWLCFMPNSEQIITASKDGSMRLWNINVRYHLDEDPKTLKVFLIPLHDSSGTTLHYDRLSVSPDGKILAATHGSTLQWLCVETGKVLDTAEKAHDSDISCISWAPKPIPMGNEQVLVLATASADKKVKLWASPSIPSS